Genomic segment of Panicum virgatum strain AP13 chromosome 2K, P.virgatum_v5, whole genome shotgun sequence:
TGTTTCATACTTGCTTTTGATATAAGAAGATACAAGTGTGAATTGAAGGGAATGTGGACCTTTGTCTTAGATTTAAGCAGCATAGGACCTATCTTGTTCATAGATTGACATTAGAGCTACCGATTTTTGCACTGCTGAGATTTGTTATGTTTACAGTCTGTCATCTGCCTTCCCTCAAAAATAAGAAGAAACCCTGTCAAACCATTATCATTTGTTACAGCTTTTCCCTGCCCTTTTCATGACTTTCTATAATATTTTATAATTTAAACTAGGTGAAACATCACCAAACTCTTCTGCAGTACTGCTCATACAGATAGCTAGCACCGTGTTATCTTGTTTATTCAGTTAGTGATTCAGATTTCTGAGTGACTATTTTGAAGTTGGAATAGTATGATTGGAAATTCTCTATGCGACGCTTAGTATATCATCTGTTCAAGGGATGTATGGCTGCAAGGTCCTGGTTTTTTTTATCCATATGGTTATCAGTGTTACAAACGGTTAGAAATTATTCATAAAATTTATCGTTCTCAGTGATCAAATGGGTGCCATTTTATGTGAACGCTGCATTATCTTTAATCAATTCAcaattcatactgcattttattttttaaaaaatatgagCTTACTTCATTGGAAGTTGGTTTGTTTCAGAGTCTACGGAAGCATCTTCTTGAGGAGCTTGAACAAGCTTTCCCCGAGGATGTAGAACACTACAGGGAGATACGTGCTTCTTCTGCTGCTGTAAGTGGAAACACAATTGTCCTTATCTGATACCCATATGGCATCGATGCCAATGTGAACTTTACTATTTGTTAAACCTAATAAGATTTTGGCCTATCCTTAACAAATGACATTTATACTTTGATTTAGGGACGAGATTAACCAATATTTTACACCTTTAACCATAAGCTGCCTATTTAAAATCTATTTTAGCTATTAAGGGTTTAATCTAGCTCACACCAAAATTATTCTGTATATTCAACTTCTATTTTGTAAATTTATATGTTCAGGCTTGTTCGTTATTAGTTCAAATATTCCATTGTATGTCTTTGTTGGAGGCTAGGCAATACCTAGCTCTTATTCAGGGTTAGTTATTTGCTTAGGCGGGCTAGGTGCCTAGGCGGCACCGTAGCACCGCGTCTAGTTACACCAACTTGTATTAGGAGACCACCTTTTAGAATAGTGCTGTTAGAGATTCAGGAGACAATTAAATGGCATAATTACTTTGGAACTGTACAGCTTAAGATTAGATCATCTAGTGTCACTATCTACTGGCCTTGATTTTCTCTGCACCTTATTCATAAGGAGCTGCCTGAGGCAGGTTCTCTGCACCTTATCCCTTGGGCTTGTTTGGATGGGGGCCTCACCTAGGCAGCTGCTGCCACCTGCCAGGCAGCCATCCTGGCCCCAGGCGCACGAAATCGAGGGCCTGGATGAGCTACCTGGCACAGGCAGCTTTCCCAGGGTGCAATCCAAACAGGCGCAGTTCCTGTCCAGGCAgagctttttctttctcctaaaTGTTCGTAAACCCATAACTCAGACGGACCAGGTGGTTTAGAGCTGTTTTCATGAAACAGCAGGAACTGAGAGTTACATTTGCCCCTATTCGTTTTCAACTTTTTAGCAACTGGTAACAAAGAAAGGTGAAAAGTAATTGGTTTCTGTGAGAACTATGTGCATTTCATAAAATCTTGCTCCTTGTTAAGGTTTCCAGTGACCAAGTTTTCGGCATagttattttagtgattatgcGTGTCTAGGTGAGGTGGAACCCCTCCACCCAGTGATTATGCGCGCCTAGGCGAGCGTGGAATGCCGCCTTGTTGAACACTAATTTTCACACATTGCCAATGGTAAGAATAAGTCAGCATTTGTATCTTATTGCATTAAGTTTGTAATTTTTCCATTTTAATGCAGGAGGCGAAGCGGTTGGCTCAGTCCCAGAGCACTTTGCCTAACGGAGATGCCAAAGTGAAAGCTGAGCACTGAGAGGAGGCTACACTTGCAGAAGGGCAAGTTTGTTACCTGTTTTTAGTTTGTTAACCAGAAACATGCATGTCTTTCTATGCAATCGCCCTTCATATGATTGATCAGTGAATCTGTACATATTGTAGTAACATGTGTGGCCCAATATATTCAACTTAACCAATAACTGAAATCAATTACATGATGCTGCGTTGTCATAGCTAGCTCATTAGGTGTTCCTGTAGGCACTAGCCCAAGAAAAATGTGAAGCAGGACAGTGCATGCAAGTAGCTAGCTATGTTTTGGTTTCTCTGAAGATTTTTAAGCACTAACTGCCATCTAGGGTAGGGGGTGTGCCGCATACTCCCTTACTATCACGATATAATGCATGTGATTGCTTTGTACTCCATTCACCTGCTAATCCAGTTGGTGGCTGCCCCTAGATTCATTCCATCAGTCTGTGCCCTAATACCACACTAGAGTTAAAATTATCTAGCGATGAGCTTGCTTTGGCGTGTGTAGTGGCACTTGTCTTGTTGCCACGTTTCGGAGTCGTCGCAGTGTTGGGCACATGGGGATTGGCCGTCGGCGTGTCCATACATGAACACGTACGGCTGTGATGCGAGAAGAACGCATAGGCACACTTGGGCTAAGGATTTTGTACTAGAGACGAACACACATGAATAACTAATCGATCCAGCTCATGGATGGCAGGATGGGTGGTTGCAGCCAGCGGTGGAGATTGGGACGGAGGGGCAAGAGGGAGCGCGATATGTGCCCTGGGTAACACAACAAACTGATTAGGAGGTCCGGTGATCAACGGATACGATATTGTATTACTCGCAGCAGTATACTATATGATCCACGACTCGGGAGTTGGGAGGGGAAAAGCGTATGATATTGTGAGTACGAGACTGATCCAACCCTTGCGAAATTTATAATGGTCACTGTGCTTAGCTGATGAAGTAAGCTTGATATCGACATCTGCACCGATATATATAATATCTATATATAAACTTATCAAAGATGCAGAGGATCTTTAAGACGTAGCATGAATGACCCGCGAGCAAGCGTATGGACTGGCCTCATAATGGGGCTGGATCGGTTCGGCCCATCGGATCTTCGAACCGGCCCAAAAAAACGACCCTTTTGGGCCCCTCCTTCAATCCATTTCAGCACATAGGTTCGCTGGATCGGAACAGGTCGAACCTGTGGATCGTGTGGTTCGACCCGCTCCTAATGGCCGCCGCACATGGTGCCGGCGGAAGCGGAGGCGGGGATCCAGCAGGAGGCACCGGCGGAGGCGGGGaccgagcaggaggaggcaccggTGGAGGCAGGGACCCAGCAGGAGGTGCCGGCGGGTACGGGGACCGAGCAGGAGGCGTCGGCGAAGACTGTGCCGTTGGCGACTGCGGCGCCGGCTACGGTCAAGAAGAAGTGGAACCTCCCCGGGATGCCAGGTCTGTGCCGACCCTTGACGTGCTTCCTCTGATGGACTCGCGTGCTTCCTTTGACGGCTTGCTTGACCCGCCACTGCTTCTCTGCGGCAGCAGATCTGGACGCCGAGGTCATCGCACTCTCGCCGGGGACGCTGCCGGCCACGAACCACGCGGCACTCGCTCGCCGGCGCCATCCTGctcccgccctcctcctcccaaggtaagaacccgccatccacggCTGCTACCTCAGTTCAGTGTTTTCTTTGTCATGTTTGCAAGTGATTTTTAACTTTCTTGCCTttatttcattcaaaaaaattacatgTGCTGCTGTTTGTAACATTATATATATGTCAGACACTACCATTCAGTGTGTCAGTTTGACTCCATAGATTAAATC
This window contains:
- the LOC120685041 gene encoding uncharacterized protein LOC120685041 isoform X2 produces the protein MVPAEAEAGIQQEAPAEAGTEQEEAPVEAGTQQEVPAGTGTEQEASAKTVPLATAAPATVKKKWNLPGMPDLDAEVIALSPGTLPATNHAALARRRHPAPALLLPSKCYYRLTSCTPLLLPHQCCSL